A single genomic interval of Salinarchaeum sp. IM2453 harbors:
- a CDS encoding PrkA family serine protein kinase, producing MTDGSTFISASDDTLQETYDEPMSLAEYVETLLESPKLASHAAKYLLDAIEAAGTRTVVEEGEEKQRYRFFDDPSNDGEHAVLGNTETLNAFVDDLRSIATGRGKGEKMIWFAGPTATGKSELKRCLVNGLREYSKTPAGRRYTLEWNIKGVSESRGLSYGSEEPVDEDDWYQSPVQVHPLAVFPESVREDILAELDLRTDDHTTLRLNTELDPFSREAYSHLEEQYRRQEIEDLFSQITDPKHLRVKNYVVDVGRGIGVLHAEDDGSAKERLVGTWMPGMLQELDSRGRKNPQAFSYDGVLSQGNSGLTIVEDAAQHADLLQKLLNVPDEKHVKLDTGIGMEIDTQIIVISNPDLEATLNQHADRQDADPLKALKRRLDRHEFAYLTNLSLEAQLIRRELTNETAVWEADDYNDLDEKIVEPVQVDVQRNGWHHTKELAPHTIEAAALYSVVTRLEDEDLPSDLDLVDKALLFDRGYLVEDDTRRTKDDIAVGSATNGRRGIPVTYTRDTFSRLLQEETDRSHPEYDVEDVIMPRDILNQMADGLRKAPVFSSSERSEFESRVAVVKNYIFDRQADDVITAMTHNESVDPELVEAYVEHVYAWGTDEVLTNDRGERIGPDQLRMKIFEIEHLGRFSEDDYRGNEPTSVVKSFRREQVINALNRRAWEQRGEDFAVSDVDLTEIPIIRSVLQSNDWEDIARRYDDFDPNQWDDPPADTQTEQIKERAIENMIELFDYTPASAELTSRHVMNEVSYKWD from the coding sequence GTGACTGACGGATCAACCTTCATCAGTGCGAGTGACGATACGCTTCAGGAGACATACGACGAGCCGATGTCACTTGCGGAGTACGTCGAGACATTGCTTGAGTCTCCGAAGCTAGCTTCGCATGCAGCCAAATATCTACTCGACGCAATTGAGGCAGCAGGCACCCGAACGGTCGTCGAGGAAGGTGAAGAAAAGCAGCGATATCGATTCTTCGATGACCCATCAAACGATGGGGAACACGCAGTCTTGGGTAACACTGAGACGCTGAACGCCTTTGTTGATGATCTACGATCAATTGCGACCGGTCGAGGCAAGGGAGAAAAAATGATCTGGTTTGCTGGCCCAACAGCAACCGGGAAATCTGAACTCAAGCGTTGTCTGGTCAATGGCCTTCGTGAATATTCAAAGACGCCTGCTGGTCGTAGATACACACTGGAGTGGAATATCAAGGGCGTTTCAGAAAGTCGTGGTCTGAGCTACGGCAGTGAGGAACCTGTTGACGAGGATGACTGGTATCAAAGTCCAGTTCAGGTTCATCCACTTGCCGTATTTCCTGAATCAGTTCGGGAGGATATCCTTGCAGAGCTTGACCTTCGGACTGATGATCATACCACGCTTCGGCTTAACACGGAGCTTGACCCATTCTCCAGAGAGGCATACTCTCATCTTGAAGAGCAGTACCGTCGGCAGGAAATTGAAGATCTGTTCTCACAGATCACTGATCCAAAGCATCTCCGAGTGAAAAACTACGTTGTTGACGTTGGACGAGGAATTGGCGTGTTGCACGCTGAGGATGATGGATCAGCAAAAGAGCGGTTGGTCGGAACATGGATGCCAGGTATGCTACAGGAGCTTGACTCCCGTGGACGAAAGAATCCGCAGGCGTTCTCCTACGACGGCGTACTTTCACAGGGTAACTCCGGTCTGACCATCGTTGAGGATGCAGCCCAACATGCTGATCTCCTCCAGAAACTGCTGAATGTTCCTGATGAGAAGCATGTTAAGTTAGATACTGGAATCGGGATGGAAATTGATACACAGATCATCGTTATCTCTAATCCCGACTTGGAAGCAACGCTCAACCAGCATGCTGACCGGCAGGATGCCGATCCACTCAAAGCACTGAAACGACGGCTTGACCGACATGAGTTTGCCTATCTAACTAACCTGAGCCTCGAAGCACAGCTAATCCGACGAGAACTGACAAATGAAACGGCTGTCTGGGAGGCTGACGATTATAATGACCTTGATGAGAAGATTGTCGAGCCAGTTCAGGTTGATGTACAGCGAAATGGATGGCACCACACGAAGGAACTCGCACCCCACACTATCGAAGCAGCAGCACTGTATAGTGTTGTAACCCGACTGGAAGATGAAGACCTTCCTTCGGACCTCGATTTGGTTGACAAGGCGTTGCTCTTCGACCGCGGATATCTTGTCGAGGACGATACCAGACGCACAAAAGACGACATTGCTGTTGGGTCGGCTACCAACGGCCGTCGGGGGATTCCTGTCACATATACTCGTGATACCTTCTCTCGGTTGCTCCAAGAAGAAACTGATCGCAGTCATCCAGAGTATGACGTTGAGGATGTGATCATGCCTCGAGATATCCTTAATCAGATGGCTGATGGGCTTCGAAAGGCTCCAGTATTCTCCTCTTCAGAACGATCAGAATTTGAGTCCCGGGTAGCTGTTGTCAAAAACTACATTTTCGACCGACAGGCTGACGATGTGATCACCGCCATGACACACAACGAATCTGTTGATCCAGAGCTAGTCGAGGCATACGTTGAGCATGTCTATGCTTGGGGAACTGATGAGGTCCTTACTAACGACCGCGGCGAGCGGATTGGTCCTGATCAGCTTCGGATGAAAATCTTTGAGATTGAACACTTGGGTCGGTTTTCGGAAGATGATTACCGAGGTAATGAGCCGACCTCTGTCGTTAAGTCCTTCCGCAGAGAGCAGGTCATCAACGCGCTTAACCGACGAGCTTGGGAGCAGCGCGGAGAAGACTTTGCAGTCTCAGACGTTGATCTCACTGAGATCCCGATTATCCGCAGTGTGTTACAATCAAACGATTGGGAGGACATTGCCCGGCGGTATGATGACTTTGACCCGAATCAGTGGGATGACCCTCCAGCAGATACCCAGACAGAACAGATCAAAGAACGAGCAATTGAGAATATGATTGAACTATTCGACTACACGCCGGCCTCAGCAGAGTTGACCAGTCGGCATGTTATGAACGAGGTGAGTTACAAATGGGACTAA